A window from Urocitellus parryii isolate mUroPar1 chromosome 1, mUroPar1.hap1, whole genome shotgun sequence encodes these proteins:
- the Lysmd3 gene encoding lysM and putative peptidoglycan-binding domain-containing protein 3, translating into MAGRHQNRSFPLTGVQSSGQVHAFGNCTDTDMLEDEAEVYELRSRGKEKVRRSTSRDRLDDIIVLTKDIQEGDTLNAIALQYCCTVADIKRVNNLISDQDFFALRSVKIPVKKFSSLAETLYPPKGRQASRPSSVQYAPEQQEVLPANDCLSSSESAGSFLKEVDRDIEQIVKCTDTKKENLNEVVSALTAQQIRFEPDNKNTQRKDPYYGADWGIGWWTAVVIMLIVGIITPVFYLLYYEILAKVDVSHHSTVDSSHFHSGITAPSQHREMENGIPPTRGIHVGQQDDHKLYREDSQPPAAQHKT; encoded by the exons ATGGCAGGGAGGCATCAGAATCGTAGTTTTCCTCTCACAGGAGTTCAGTCAAGTGGTCAAGTACATGCTTTTGGAAATTGTACAGACACTGATATGTTGGAAGATGAAGCTGAAGTGTATGAGCTTCGAtccagaggaaaagagaaagtccGAAGAAGTACATCAAGAGATAGGCTTGATGACATTATTGTACTAACAAAAGATATCCAGGAAGGGGATACTTTAAATGCAATAGCCCTTCAGTACTGTTGTACG gtAGCAGATATCAAGAGAGTTAATAATCTCATCAGTGATCAAGACTTTTTTGCCCTTAGGTCTGTCAAAATTCCAGTTAAAAAGTTTAGTTCATTGGCTGAAACACTTTATCCTCCAAAAGGAAGACAGGCTTCACGTCCTTCATCTGTTCAATATGCTCCAGAACAACAGGAAGTTTTGCCAGCTAATGATTGTCTTTCTTCTAGTGAATCAGCtggcagttttttaaaagaagtagatcGAGACATAGAACAAATAGTAAAGTGTACAGACACCAAGAAAGAGAACCTTAATGAGGTAGTGTCTGCCTTAACTGCACAACAAATCCGTTTTGAACCTGATAACAAAAACACCCAACGCAAGGATCCCTATTATGGAGCAGACTGGGGAATAGGCTGGTGGACTGCAGTAGTGATAATGTTGATAGTAGGTATAATAACACCAGTATTTTATTTGCTCTATTATGAAATTTTAGCTAAAGTGGATGTTAGTCACCATTCAACAGTGGACTCTTCACATTTCCATTCAGGAATCACAGCCCCATCACAGcatagagaaatggaaaatggaattCCTCCAACTAGAGGAATACATGTTGGTCAACAAGATGATCATAAACTATATAGAGAAGATTCTCAGCCACCTGCTGCTCAACACAAAACATAG